The Patescibacteria group bacterium genome has a segment encoding these proteins:
- the uppP gene encoding undecaprenyl-diphosphatase UppP — MSYIFSIVYGFVQGVTEFLPVSSTGHLVVLHAIWRLPIADDLGFDAILHLGTFAALLFYFWSDIVKYVRAIAVGLGKRDARGTDWRLGWLLILGTIPAVLLGLIFESYVDTTFRSLWVVVVALAIGAVFFFWLEKVSRQTKDIDRVTPGSAIAIGVGQAIALIPGISRSGSTIITGLAFGLKREAAARFAFLLAIPITLGAGTKKTLDVVQTHGFGQHWLVYALGVAASAVSGYFCIRFFLRYLNNRSLRPFGWYRLALAVLLAILLLSGVLQSGMAQHVAG; from the coding sequence ATGAGCTATATTTTTTCGATCGTGTACGGGTTCGTCCAGGGCGTGACGGAATTTTTACCGGTATCTAGCACGGGACACCTGGTCGTGCTGCATGCCATCTGGCGTTTGCCGATCGCCGACGATTTAGGATTCGACGCAATTTTACATCTCGGAACGTTTGCCGCGCTGCTATTTTATTTCTGGTCGGATATCGTTAAATATGTCAGAGCGATTGCGGTTGGATTAGGAAAACGCGATGCTCGGGGAACCGATTGGCGTTTGGGCTGGTTATTGATTTTGGGAACGATCCCGGCTGTGTTATTGGGTCTGATTTTTGAGTCCTATGTTGACACAACTTTCCGTTCACTGTGGGTGGTGGTAGTCGCGCTGGCAATCGGGGCGGTCTTCTTCTTTTGGCTGGAGAAAGTCAGCCGTCAGACTAAGGATATTGACCGGGTCACTCCGGGATCGGCTATAGCTATCGGTGTTGGTCAGGCCATTGCCCTGATACCCGGGATATCCCGTTCCGGCAGTACCATTATAACAGGTTTGGCATTCGGGTTAAAGCGCGAGGCAGCGGCGCGATTCGCATTTCTACTGGCTATACCTATAACACTCGGTGCCGGAACCAAAAAAACCCTTGATGTCGTACAGACACATGGGTTCGGACAGCACTGGCTAGTGTATGCCCTGGGTGTTGCCGCTAGCGCAGTAAGCGGTTATTTTTGCATTCGATTTTTCCTGCGCTATCTCAATAACCGGTCACTGCGACCGTTCGGCTGGTATCGCCTGGCATTAGCCGTATTGCTGGCAATATTACTTTTGTCTGGGGTATTACAATCCGGGATGGCTCAACACGTCGCCGGCTGA
- a CDS encoding divergent PAP2 family protein → MPQIIITALTAGLGTQFFKFVRRSWRDKRFEWRRLNTYGGMPSAHTAFVSSLTTAIGIQEGIDSPSFAIAFILSGIIVRDAIGFRRYLGNHGHILNKLVQSLPEQLRSQFPQRLQERIGHTPTEAMVGGIIGIIVAVLYYTLVF, encoded by the coding sequence ATGCCTCAAATAATTATTACCGCCTTAACGGCTGGGCTGGGAACTCAATTTTTCAAATTTGTCCGCCGGTCGTGGCGCGATAAACGTTTCGAATGGCGCCGACTGAATACTTATGGCGGCATGCCTTCGGCTCATACTGCTTTTGTGTCGTCGCTGACCACAGCTATCGGCATTCAGGAAGGAATCGATTCACCTTCATTCGCCATCGCCTTTATCCTGTCCGGCATCATTGTGCGCGATGCGATCGGATTCCGACGCTACCTGGGAAATCATGGGCACATATTGAACAAGCTGGTTCAGAGCCTCCCTGAACAATTGCGATCGCAATTTCCTCAACGCCTCCAGGAGCGGATTGGACATACCCCAACAGAAGCTATGGTCGGTGGTATTATCGGCATAATCGTGGCTGTGCTTTATTATACGCTTGTTTTCTAA